One Halorientalis litorea DNA segment encodes these proteins:
- a CDS encoding DUF7344 domain-containing protein yields MDNEPPRTDEVLDALASQRRRRVLAYLREHGDATREELADVLTGWLATDRASGRADAEDHARIAISLSHVALPKLDDAGLVAVEEETDTVALEATAPWVETCLDAVLDADTGTDDRVVRPWSESEDA; encoded by the coding sequence ATGGACAACGAACCGCCACGCACGGACGAGGTGCTGGACGCTCTCGCTAGCCAGCGTCGGCGTCGTGTTCTCGCCTACCTCCGCGAACACGGTGACGCCACCCGGGAAGAACTCGCCGACGTGTTGACCGGGTGGCTGGCGACGGACCGGGCGTCCGGGCGGGCGGACGCCGAAGACCACGCCCGGATAGCCATCTCGCTCTCACACGTCGCCCTCCCGAAACTCGACGACGCGGGGTTGGTGGCCGTCGAGGAAGAAACCGACACCGTGGCCCTCGAAGCGACGGCACCGTGGGTCGAGACGTGTCTCGATGCAGTTCTCGACGCCGACACGGGGACGGACGACAGGGTGGTCCGACCGTGGTCCGAGTCGGAGGACGCCTGA
- the proS gene encoding proline--tRNA ligase: MSDEQDLGITESKEHATGEWYAEVVQKAGLADYAPMGGFIVTRPRGYALWENLQSHLDSWFKDTGVTNAYFPMFIPESYLEKEKDIVEGFDPEVAWVTHGGYEELEERLAVRPTSESIITPFLAQWTRSHRDLPHRVNQWCSVVRWEATETKPFFRTKEFLWQEGHTAHEDEDGAWDEAMTRLDQYERLYEDVLGIPVLRGRKPEHDKFPGAHTTTTVEALMPDGKSVQGATSHYLGTSFAEAYDVTYVDEDEDEQTAHTTSWGLSWRALGALVMTHSDDQGLVVPPALAPKQVVVVPIWQEDTKDEVLDYAAALAADLDDEFRVHLDDRDERNPGFKFNEWELNGVPLRIEVGPNEVENGEITLNHRPDGESETVARDGLVETVEDHLDTVFAKLKAGAEETLENNVREAHSREDILGTIGQHGGYVKAPWCGDEDCENPIKKAIAAEIVMVPLDRDAEPIGDECAICGDGAEETAYFAKSY, encoded by the coding sequence ATGAGCGACGAGCAGGACCTCGGCATCACCGAGAGCAAGGAACACGCCACCGGCGAGTGGTACGCCGAAGTCGTCCAGAAGGCAGGCTTGGCGGACTACGCGCCGATGGGGGGGTTCATCGTCACCCGACCGCGCGGCTACGCGCTCTGGGAGAACCTCCAGTCGCATCTGGACTCGTGGTTCAAAGACACGGGCGTCACCAACGCCTACTTCCCGATGTTCATCCCCGAGTCGTATCTGGAGAAGGAGAAAGACATCGTAGAGGGGTTCGACCCCGAAGTCGCGTGGGTCACTCACGGCGGCTACGAGGAACTGGAAGAGCGCCTCGCGGTGCGGCCCACCAGCGAGAGCATCATCACGCCCTTCCTCGCACAGTGGACCCGGAGCCACCGTGACCTGCCCCACCGCGTGAACCAGTGGTGTTCAGTCGTCCGCTGGGAGGCCACCGAGACCAAGCCCTTCTTCCGGACCAAGGAGTTCCTCTGGCAGGAGGGTCACACCGCCCACGAGGACGAGGACGGCGCGTGGGACGAGGCGATGACTCGTCTCGACCAATACGAGCGACTCTACGAGGACGTACTGGGTATCCCGGTTCTCCGGGGCCGCAAGCCCGAACACGACAAGTTCCCCGGCGCGCACACGACGACGACCGTCGAGGCCCTGATGCCCGACGGCAAGAGCGTGCAGGGAGCGACCTCCCACTACCTCGGCACCTCCTTCGCGGAGGCCTACGACGTGACGTACGTCGACGAGGACGAGGACGAGCAGACGGCCCACACCACCTCGTGGGGCCTCTCGTGGCGCGCGCTGGGCGCGCTCGTGATGACACACTCCGACGACCAAGGCCTCGTCGTTCCGCCCGCGCTCGCGCCCAAACAGGTCGTCGTCGTCCCCATCTGGCAGGAGGACACGAAAGACGAGGTTCTCGACTACGCGGCGGCGTTGGCCGCGGACCTCGACGACGAGTTCCGCGTCCACCTCGACGACAGGGACGAGCGCAACCCCGGCTTCAAGTTCAACGAGTGGGAGCTCAACGGCGTCCCGCTCCGCATCGAAGTCGGCCCCAACGAAGTCGAAAACGGGGAGATTACGCTCAACCACCGTCCCGACGGCGAGTCGGAAACCGTCGCCCGCGACGGCCTCGTCGAAACCGTCGAGGACCACCTCGACACCGTGTTCGCCAAACTGAAAGCCGGTGCCGAGGAGACACTCGAAAACAACGTCCGCGAGGCCCACAGCCGCGAGGACATCCTCGGGACCATCGGCCAACACGGGGGCTACGTCAAGGCCCCGTGGTGTGGTGACGAGGACTGTGAGAACCCCATCAAGAAGGCCATCGCCGCCGAAATCGTGATGGTCCCCCTCGACAGGGACGCCGAACCCATCGGCGACGAGTGCGCCATCTGTGGGGACGGCGCAGAAGAGACCGCCTACTTCGCCAAGAGCTACTGA